One window from the genome of Carnobacteriaceae bacterium zg-84 encodes:
- a CDS encoding transcription antiterminator has protein sequence MVSYLDDKTCLLINELLKQKNPISVTELARQLGLSRRVVYYHLEKINDVLDEQHLPKIVNKQKIGILLTVKQKQYIQTVLKTKDVSYILSTEERQLLLMFYIATTPSKITIQQLMSISQSSRNTILNDLTSIREYLQNSIHDISMSVNKKDGYHFIAKGNVAIEFMYALFIQIFQSKNEIFISMIKEMLHGNDMSECLLSDAFRIQLYQAIKKIEKEIGKNFIDKDLRHMVDVYPYLILGLKNVSNHHIEENLKEVFVRLEYRFAMKVMLEMEKIFHINFSIADIYVAALMLLSSRKDYDKHLLSKDYQQLSQYLVLFVEAFEKQARIELTYKEALCERLLVHFKVLIYRKKYNVFTKNPLKDDIKKKYKDLFIIVKTCVPLLEEKMNIHLNDDDISYLTVHFGGALQKERKKVHLYRMVLLTDEGVGIQDLLIRQCKTYISQLEHVATVSKIEDIPQDVSIDFIVTTIHDVVVDKPCVLVNPIFQVQDIIHLLQVSSGYRLSNMNECVATQLHQVLANYIPNQQQRENAVIDIQNVLDKELMIDKETLD, from the coding sequence ATGGTATCTTATTTAGATGACAAAACATGTTTGTTGATCAATGAGTTACTGAAACAAAAAAATCCGATTTCTGTAACAGAATTGGCGAGACAATTAGGATTGTCTAGGCGAGTCGTTTATTATCATTTAGAGAAAATAAACGACGTTTTAGATGAACAACATTTGCCAAAAATAGTCAATAAACAAAAAATTGGCATTTTATTAACTGTTAAACAAAAACAATATATACAAACAGTATTGAAAACAAAAGATGTTAGCTATATTTTAAGTACAGAAGAACGTCAGTTATTATTGATGTTTTATATTGCAACAACACCGTCAAAAATTACCATTCAGCAACTGATGTCGATTTCTCAGTCATCACGCAATACAATTTTAAATGATTTAACATCTATTCGAGAATACTTACAAAACAGTATTCATGACATTTCGATGTCGGTCAATAAAAAAGATGGGTACCATTTTATTGCAAAAGGAAATGTTGCCATTGAATTTATGTATGCCTTATTTATTCAAATTTTCCAATCGAAAAATGAGATATTTATTAGCATGATAAAAGAGATGTTACACGGTAATGATATGTCGGAGTGTTTGTTGTCAGATGCGTTTAGAATACAGTTGTATCAGGCTATCAAGAAAATAGAAAAAGAAATCGGTAAAAACTTTATTGATAAAGACTTAAGACATATGGTGGATGTATATCCCTATTTGATATTGGGTTTAAAAAATGTGTCAAATCATCATATAGAAGAAAACCTAAAAGAAGTTTTTGTGAGATTAGAGTATCGTTTTGCTATGAAAGTCATGTTGGAAATGGAAAAAATATTTCATATCAATTTTTCTATTGCCGATATTTATGTTGCAGCATTGATGCTTTTATCAAGTAGAAAGGACTATGACAAGCATTTATTAAGTAAAGATTATCAACAATTATCGCAATATTTAGTATTATTTGTGGAAGCTTTTGAAAAACAAGCACGTATTGAATTGACATATAAAGAGGCATTATGCGAACGATTATTGGTACATTTTAAAGTGCTAATATACCGTAAAAAATACAATGTTTTTACAAAAAATCCATTAAAAGATGATATTAAAAAGAAATATAAAGATTTATTTATTATTGTCAAAACATGTGTACCGTTATTAGAAGAAAAAATGAACATTCATTTAAACGATGATGATATTTCATATTTGACTGTTCATTTTGGTGGGGCTTTACAAAAGGAAAGAAAAAAAGTACATTTATACCGAATGGTATTATTGACAGATGAAGGGGTAGGAATACAAGATTTACTAATCCGTCAGTGTAAAACATATATTTCTCAACTAGAACATGTTGCCACTGTTTCAAAAATAGAGGATATTCCTCAAGATGTATCCATTGATTTTATTGTAACAACGATTCATGATGTCGTCGTCGATAAACCATGTGTGTTAGTAAATCCTATTTTTCAAGTACAAGATATTATTCACTTGTTGCAAGTGAGTTCAGGATATAGATTATCAAACATGAATGAGTGTGTTGCTACACAACTTCATCAAGTATTAGCAAACTATATTCCAAATCAACAGCAACGAGAAAATGCTGTTATAGATATTCAAAATGTATTAGATAAAGAGTTAATGATTGATAAAGAAACACTTGATTAG
- the ulaG gene encoding L-ascorbate 6-phosphate lactonase has product MGKAHEITRESWILSTFPEWGTWLNEEIENEVVPENQVAMWWLGCVGIWIKTPAGANICMDLWCSRGKNTKKVKDMVRGHQMANMAGVRKLQPNLRAQPMVLDPFAINEVDFILASHYHSDHIDVNVAAAIINNPKLDHVKFVGPWHCTRLWKEWGVPEDRLITVKPGDTVELKDIKIHALDSFDRTCLVTLPVEGAEEQNGELAGLCPSDEEMGRKAVNYVFETPGGTIYHGADSHYSIQFAKHGKQFDIDVALNNYGENPVGIADKMTSIDLLRMAECLRTNVIIPVHHDIWTNFMASTQEIIDLWRMRKDRLQYTFHPFIWEVGGKYVYPRDKDLIEYHHPRGFDDCFEQEPNIQFKSML; this is encoded by the coding sequence ATGGGAAAAGCACATGAAATAACTCGTGAAAGTTGGATTTTAAGCACCTTTCCTGAATGGGGGACATGGTTAAATGAAGAAATAGAAAATGAGGTTGTGCCTGAAAATCAAGTAGCAATGTGGTGGTTAGGCTGCGTTGGTATTTGGATTAAAACACCAGCAGGAGCAAATATCTGTATGGATTTATGGTGTAGTCGTGGAAAAAATACAAAGAAAGTAAAAGATATGGTACGTGGGCATCAAATGGCTAATATGGCAGGGGTTCGTAAATTACAACCGAATTTAAGAGCACAGCCAATGGTATTAGATCCATTCGCTATAAATGAAGTGGACTTTATTTTGGCATCACATTATCATAGCGATCATATTGATGTGAATGTTGCAGCAGCTATTATCAATAATCCAAAATTAGACCATGTGAAGTTTGTAGGGCCGTGGCATTGTACACGCCTTTGGAAAGAGTGGGGTGTGCCAGAAGATAGATTGATTACAGTGAAACCGGGTGATACGGTTGAATTGAAAGATATAAAAATTCATGCACTGGATTCATTTGACCGTACATGCTTAGTCACACTACCAGTGGAAGGAGCTGAGGAACAAAACGGAGAGCTTGCAGGTCTTTGTCCGTCTGATGAAGAAATGGGGCGTAAAGCGGTGAACTATGTTTTTGAAACGCCAGGAGGTACGATTTATCATGGTGCAGATTCACATTATTCCATTCAATTTGCCAAACATGGTAAACAATTCGATATTGACGTGGCATTAAATAATTATGGTGAAAATCCAGTAGGAATTGCGGATAAGATGACATCTATTGATTTATTACGTATGGCTGAGTGCTTACGTACAAATGTTATCATTCCAGTACATCATGATATTTGGACAAACTTTATGGCAAGTACACAAGAAATTATTGATTTATGGCGCATGCGTAAAGATAGATTACAATATACTTTCCATCCATTCATTTGGGAGGTTGGTGGAAAATATGTTTATCCACGAGATAAAGATTTAATCGAATATCATCACCCAAGAGGATTTGATGATTGCTTTGAACAAGAGCCAAATATTCAATTTAAATCAATGTTATAA
- a CDS encoding PTS ascorbate transporter subunit IIC, giving the protein MDIVKGLIEFFSKNILQKPEFFVGLLVIIGYLLLRKPLHEVFAGFVKATVGYMLLNVGAAGLVVTFRPILAALNQKFQLNAAVIDPYFGLASVNSSLKETLPDFVSVATTALLIGFLVNIVLVLFRKITKVRTLFITGHIMLQQATTISWIILFLVPELRNQMGVLVIGLLCGLYWSVTSNLTVEATQHLTGGAGFAVGHQQQLAVWVTDKLAAKVGDPKKGLDDLKLPNFLSIFHDNVVASATLMLLFFGSILTILGPDILTNKDIVGNAVFDPKKQEFFMYIISTALTFSVYLVILMTGVRMFVSELTQSFQGISNKLLSGSVPAVDCAATYGFGSPNAVLFGFVSGAIGQFITIGLMILFQSPVLIITGFVPVFFDNATIAVFANKRGGAKAAILFPFLSGILQVVGGALAVMLLHLKGGYHGNIDFTTAWVGASGLFSVSGIIGIVLIVLGFLAIPQLQYLKAKDKQKYYESQVQ; this is encoded by the coding sequence GTGGATATCGTTAAAGGATTGATAGAGTTCTTCTCTAAAAACATATTACAAAAACCTGAGTTTTTTGTAGGGTTACTCGTTATTATTGGTTATTTATTATTAAGGAAACCATTACATGAAGTTTTTGCAGGATTTGTAAAAGCAACAGTAGGATATATGTTATTAAATGTTGGTGCCGCAGGATTGGTTGTGACGTTTAGACCGATTTTGGCAGCACTCAATCAAAAATTCCAATTAAATGCGGCCGTTATTGATCCGTATTTTGGATTGGCTTCTGTCAATAGTTCTTTAAAAGAAACATTACCTGATTTTGTTAGTGTTGCGACAACAGCGCTATTGATTGGTTTTTTAGTGAATATTGTTTTAGTACTATTTAGAAAAATTACAAAAGTACGTACACTGTTTATTACAGGTCATATTATGTTGCAACAAGCAACAACAATCTCATGGATTATTTTATTCTTAGTACCTGAATTACGTAATCAAATGGGTGTATTAGTTATCGGATTATTATGTGGTTTGTATTGGTCTGTAACATCTAACTTAACAGTTGAAGCAACACAACATTTAACAGGTGGTGCAGGATTTGCCGTTGGGCACCAACAACAATTAGCTGTTTGGGTAACAGATAAATTGGCGGCAAAAGTAGGGGATCCTAAAAAAGGATTAGATGATTTGAAATTACCTAATTTCTTATCTATTTTCCATGACAACGTTGTTGCATCTGCAACATTGATGTTATTATTCTTCGGTTCTATTTTAACGATTTTAGGTCCAGATATTTTAACAAATAAAGATATTGTTGGGAATGCGGTGTTTGATCCTAAAAAACAAGAATTCTTTATGTACATTATTTCAACAGCATTAACATTCTCTGTTTATTTAGTGATTTTAATGACAGGGGTACGTATGTTTGTTTCTGAATTGACACAATCATTCCAAGGTATTTCAAATAAATTATTATCTGGTTCAGTACCTGCTGTGGACTGTGCAGCAACATATGGATTTGGTTCACCTAATGCCGTGTTATTCGGATTCGTATCCGGTGCTATTGGACAATTTATCACAATTGGTTTGATGATTTTATTCCAAAGTCCAGTCTTAATTATTACTGGTTTTGTACCTGTATTCTTTGATAATGCAACGATTGCCGTGTTTGCCAATAAACGTGGTGGTGCTAAAGCAGCTATTTTATTCCCGTTTCTTTCAGGGATACTACAAGTTGTCGGTGGTGCATTAGCGGTTATGCTATTACATTTAAAAGGTGGATATCATGGAAATATCGACTTCACAACAGCATGGGTCGGTGCAAGTGGATTATTTAGTGTATCTGGTATTATCGGTATTGTCTTAATCGTATTAGGATTTTTAGCAATCCCACAATTACAGTACTTGAAAGCAAAAGACAAACAAAAATATTATGAATCACAAGTTCAATAG
- a CDS encoding PTS sugar transporter subunit IIB, which translates to MLKVLAACGNGMGSSMVVKMKVEMALRKMGVSDFKTDSCSIAEAKGMASQYDVVIASKHLISELQGRTQGHLVGLDNLMDDKEISEKLSEVLHV; encoded by the coding sequence ATGTTAAAAGTATTAGCAGCCTGTGGTAACGGAATGGGCAGTTCAATGGTTGTCAAAATGAAAGTAGAAATGGCACTTCGTAAAATGGGTGTGTCTGATTTTAAAACAGACTCTTGTTCTATTGCTGAAGCAAAAGGAATGGCAAGTCAATATGATGTTGTCATTGCATCAAAACATTTGATTTCTGAATTACAAGGACGTACACAAGGTCATCTTGTTGGTTTGGATAATTTAATGGACGATAAAGAAATTTCTGAAAAATTATCAGAAGTATTACATGTATAA
- a CDS encoding PTS sugar transporter subunit IIA, whose protein sequence is MNLKQALLDNQSVCLGLSATTWEEAVKLAVLPLIASQAVEEQYYDAIIESTNEYGPYYILMPGMAMPHARPEAGVNKDAFSLITLKEPVTFSDGKEVSVLIALAATSSKIHTSVAIPQIIALLELENSIARLLACQSAQDVYDLIDESKDSPYLEGLNLEE, encoded by the coding sequence ATGAATTTAAAACAAGCATTACTTGATAATCAGTCAGTTTGTTTAGGTTTAAGTGCAACAACATGGGAGGAAGCAGTCAAATTAGCTGTTTTACCGCTCATTGCTAGTCAAGCTGTTGAAGAACAATATTATGATGCCATTATTGAATCAACAAATGAATATGGACCATATTATATTTTAATGCCCGGTATGGCAATGCCTCATGCAAGACCAGAAGCAGGTGTGAATAAGGATGCTTTTTCATTGATAACTTTAAAAGAACCCGTGACTTTCTCTGACGGAAAAGAAGTGAGTGTTTTAATTGCTTTAGCAGCAACCAGTTCAAAAATACATACAAGTGTTGCCATTCCACAGATTATTGCATTATTAGAGCTAGAAAATTCGATTGCACGTTTATTGGCGTGTCAATCTGCTCAAGATGTCTATGATTTGATTGATGAGTCAAAAGATAGTCCGTATTTAGAGGGGTTAAACTTAGAAGAATAG
- a CDS encoding 3-keto-L-gulonate-6-phosphate decarboxylase UlaD: MTKHIPNLQVALDHSDLTGAITAAVSVGQEVDIIEAGTVCLLQVGSELVQVLRNLFPDKIIVADTKCADAGGTVAKNNAVRGADWMTCICSATIPTMQAADKAIKKERGDRGEIQVELYGDWTYEQAQMWLDAGISQAIYHQSRDALLAGETWGEKDLSKVKKLIDMGFRVSVTGGLNIDTLALFKGVDVYTFIAGRGITEAENPAQAARAFKDEIRRIWGE; the protein is encoded by the coding sequence ATGACAAAACATATACCAAATTTACAAGTTGCCTTAGATCATTCTGATTTAACAGGAGCAATTACTGCTGCCGTATCAGTTGGACAAGAGGTAGATATTATTGAAGCAGGAACAGTGTGCTTATTACAAGTCGGTAGTGAATTGGTTCAAGTTTTACGAAACTTATTTCCAGATAAAATTATTGTAGCCGATACAAAATGTGCAGATGCAGGAGGAACTGTTGCAAAAAATAATGCAGTTCGTGGAGCAGATTGGATGACATGTATTTGTTCAGCAACCATTCCAACGATGCAAGCAGCAGACAAAGCAATCAAAAAAGAACGTGGTGATAGAGGAGAAATTCAAGTTGAGCTATATGGTGATTGGACTTATGAGCAAGCACAAATGTGGTTAGACGCAGGAATTAGTCAAGCTATTTATCATCAAAGTAGAGATGCTCTTTTAGCCGGAGAAACATGGGGAGAAAAAGATTTATCTAAAGTGAAAAAATTGATTGATATGGGATTTAGAGTATCTGTTACAGGTGGACTAAACATTGATACATTAGCTTTATTCAAAGGTGTTGATGTGTATACATTTATTGCAGGTCGAGGGATTACAGAAGCTGAAAATCCTGCTCAAGCAGCACGAGCATTTAAAGATGAAATTAGACGTATTTGGGGTGAGTAG
- a CDS encoding L-ribulose-5-phosphate 3-epimerase: protein MKRPIGLYEKATPKQMTWPERLLFAKELGFDFVEMSIDETDARLSRLDWTKEERLDIVKAIYETGVRIPSICFSGHRRYPLGSSDASIEEKSLVLMQKCIELAQDLGVRVIQLAGYDVYYEEKSPETRRRFMKNLRKACDWAEQCQVILAIEIMDDMFINSIEKYLAIEKEINSPYLFVYPDTGNVSAWHNDLYSEFYLGHKSIAAMHLKDTYAVTETQKGQFRDVPFGKGCVDWEECFRVLKETNYQGAFLIEMWSENCKTVEETKAAIQEAQAFLYPLLEKAGLR, encoded by the coding sequence ATGAAACGTCCAATCGGTCTTTATGAAAAAGCAACACCTAAGCAGATGACCTGGCCAGAAAGATTATTATTTGCCAAAGAATTAGGTTTTGATTTTGTCGAAATGTCTATTGATGAAACAGATGCACGTTTATCACGTTTAGATTGGACAAAAGAGGAACGGTTAGATATTGTTAAAGCCATTTATGAAACAGGAGTACGCATTCCAAGTATTTGTTTTAGTGGACATCGTCGTTATCCATTGGGTTCTAGTGATGCTTCAATAGAAGAAAAATCATTAGTGTTAATGCAAAAATGTATTGAGTTGGCACAAGATTTAGGTGTTCGTGTCATTCAATTAGCCGGATATGATGTGTATTATGAAGAAAAATCTCCTGAAACACGACGTCGGTTTATGAAAAATTTAAGAAAAGCGTGTGATTGGGCAGAGCAATGTCAAGTGATTTTAGCTATCGAAATTATGGATGATATGTTCATCAATAGTATTGAAAAATATTTAGCGATTGAAAAAGAAATCAACTCTCCTTATCTATTTGTGTATCCTGATACAGGCAATGTTTCTGCATGGCATAATGATTTGTATAGTGAATTTTATTTAGGGCATAAATCAATTGCCGCAATGCATTTAAAAGATACATACGCCGTTACAGAAACACAAAAAGGACAATTTCGAGATGTACCATTTGGCAAAGGATGTGTTGATTGGGAAGAATGCTTCCGTGTGTTGAAAGAAACTAATTATCAAGGTGCGTTTTTAATTGAAATGTGGTCTGAAAATTGTAAGACAGTCGAAGAAACAAAAGCTGCCATTCAAGAAGCTCAAGCCTTTTTATATCCATTATTAGAGAAAGCGGGGTTACGATAA
- a CDS encoding L-ribulose-5-phosphate 4-epimerase, translating to MLENLRERVYQANCDLPKHKLVKFTWGNVSAIDRETGLVVIKPSGVDYEKLSPENMVITDLNGNIVEGTLRPSSDLKTHLEIYKAFHEVGGIVHTHSSQAVAWAQAGRDIPFYGTTHADYFYGSIPCARSLTAEEINGDYEKSTGDVIIETFHHRHINPMAVPGVIVRNHGPFTWGKTPEEAVYHSVVLEEVADMAKNTELLCPNVEQAPQVLMDKHYLRKHGKNAYYGQK from the coding sequence ATGCTAGAAAATCTAAGAGAACGTGTCTATCAAGCTAATTGTGATTTGCCTAAGCATAAATTAGTGAAATTTACATGGGGAAATGTGAGTGCCATTGATAGAGAAACGGGTTTAGTCGTTATTAAACCAAGTGGTGTTGACTATGAAAAACTATCTCCTGAAAATATGGTGATTACCGATTTAAATGGTAATATTGTTGAGGGTACATTACGTCCATCATCCGATTTAAAAACACATCTTGAGATATATAAAGCATTTCATGAAGTGGGCGGTATCGTACATACACATTCTAGCCAAGCAGTTGCGTGGGCTCAAGCAGGACGAGATATTCCTTTCTACGGAACAACACATGCTGATTACTTTTACGGTTCAATTCCTTGTGCAAGATCACTCACAGCAGAAGAAATCAATGGGGATTATGAAAAGTCAACAGGAGATGTCATTATTGAAACATTTCATCATAGACACATAAATCCAATGGCGGTTCCCGGAGTAATTGTTAGAAATCATGGTCCTTTTACATGGGGTAAAACACCAGAAGAGGCTGTTTATCACAGCGTTGTTTTAGAAGAAGTGGCCGACATGGCAAAAAACACAGAATTACTTTGCCCTAATGTTGAACAAGCACCACAAGTGCTAATGGATAAACACTATTTGCGTAAACACGGTAAAAATGCTTATTATGGACAAAAGTAA
- the murQ gene encoding N-acetylmuramic acid 6-phosphate etherase, which yields MQEHITETRLQESMALDTMSISEITTLINQEDDKVARCVKEALPSINQLIEMVVTILSNQGRLIYIGAGTSGRLSILDASECVPTFNAPCEMIQGIIAGGSSAITQAVEGAEDDTEQAVLDLKAISFCEKDILIGVAASGNTPYVVSALEYAHSIGAKTGAIVCNKHSKMSALADYPVEVFVGSEVLTGSTRMKAGTAQKMILNMISTTAMIKLGKVYQNLMIDVVASNEKLYKRAISIIQEATGCTKIMAEKTFLLANKRTKVAVVMILFSVSSQKAEELLSQYKGFIREIVD from the coding sequence ATGCAAGAACATATAACAGAAACAAGATTACAAGAAAGTATGGCATTGGATACAATGTCTATTTCCGAAATTACCACACTTATCAATCAAGAAGATGATAAAGTTGCTCGATGTGTGAAAGAGGCGTTACCAAGTATCAATCAGTTGATTGAAATGGTCGTTACTATATTAAGCAATCAAGGAAGACTTATTTATATTGGTGCAGGAACAAGTGGTAGATTAAGTATATTAGATGCAAGTGAATGTGTTCCGACCTTTAATGCACCTTGTGAAATGATTCAAGGAATTATTGCTGGAGGATCAAGTGCAATAACACAAGCAGTAGAAGGTGCAGAAGATGATACCGAACAAGCCGTTCTTGATTTAAAAGCTATTTCTTTTTGTGAAAAAGATATATTGATTGGCGTAGCAGCTAGTGGTAATACACCCTATGTTGTGAGTGCATTAGAATATGCGCATTCAATAGGTGCTAAAACAGGTGCGATTGTATGTAATAAACATTCAAAAATGTCTGCTCTAGCAGATTATCCAGTTGAAGTTTTTGTTGGCTCAGAAGTGTTGACTGGTTCAACAAGAATGAAAGCAGGAACTGCACAGAAAATGATTTTAAATATGATTTCAACAACAGCGATGATAAAATTAGGAAAAGTGTATCAAAATCTGATGATAGACGTTGTGGCAAGTAATGAAAAATTGTACAAAAGAGCTATTTCAATTATTCAAGAAGCAACAGGTTGTACAAAAATAATGGCGGAAAAAACATTTTTATTGGCTAATAAGCGAACAAAAGTAGCAGTTGTCATGATTTTATTTAGTGTATCAAGTCAAAAAGCAGAAGAATTACTCTCTCAATATAAAGGATTTATTCGTGAAATTGTTGATTGA
- a CDS encoding serine hydrolase: protein MAKPNENLALEKSIDGIAYTYVRSQLAKDNPKAVPGAQIAIMKDGQLVFNKSYGVIQAFDFANNPPTKVEKPIAVTNDTLFDLASVTKISATTQAMMHLVYEGKIKLDDKVATYLPDFAKNGKENVTIGQLLSHTSGLPQWKAIYLYANTREKALEYIENQPLMFETGTYKYSDLGFMTLAFVIEKITNQPFDTYVEKTIYEPLGLKHTMFNPLSKNIDKNQIAVTSYGNPYELRMIDEVNYPNFGYDMSEDKDAFDKFMNWRQVELQGEVNDGNAGMANEGIAGHAGLFSTASDLAKLYQVLLDKGKSGQTVLYDETVLNAFLEDVHTEKSGTVQAYGFIKHNAWLKELSDDALGHNGFTGTYVTISPKENIVIILLTNKMNNGQKENGAYNVINDFAASVNYTVKNIYLEKMEK, encoded by the coding sequence ATGGCTAAACCAAATGAGAATTTAGCATTGGAAAAATCTATAGATGGAATTGCTTATACTTATGTTCGTAGTCAGTTAGCAAAAGATAATCCAAAAGCTGTTCCAGGTGCTCAAATTGCCATTATGAAGGACGGACAATTAGTGTTTAATAAATCCTACGGTGTGATACAAGCATTTGATTTTGCGAATAATCCACCTACTAAGGTAGAAAAGCCAATAGCTGTGACGAATGATACATTATTTGACTTAGCATCCGTGACAAAAATAAGTGCAACAACCCAAGCTATGATGCATCTTGTTTATGAAGGGAAAATAAAATTAGATGATAAAGTAGCGACTTATTTACCAGACTTTGCTAAAAACGGTAAAGAAAATGTGACAATAGGACAATTATTAAGTCATACATCTGGGCTACCACAATGGAAAGCCATTTATTTATATGCCAATACACGTGAAAAAGCGTTAGAATATATTGAAAATCAACCATTGATGTTTGAAACAGGCACATATAAATATAGTGACTTAGGTTTTATGACATTGGCATTTGTTATTGAAAAAATAACAAATCAACCTTTTGATACTTATGTTGAAAAAACAATTTATGAGCCACTTGGTTTAAAACATACAATGTTTAATCCGTTGTCAAAAAATATTGATAAAAATCAAATTGCTGTAACATCATACGGAAATCCTTATGAATTAAGAATGATAGATGAAGTGAACTATCCTAATTTTGGATATGATATGAGTGAAGATAAAGATGCATTTGATAAGTTTATGAATTGGCGTCAAGTGGAATTACAAGGTGAAGTAAATGACGGAAATGCTGGTATGGCAAATGAAGGAATCGCAGGACATGCAGGGCTATTTTCAACAGCTTCAGATTTAGCTAAATTATATCAAGTTTTATTAGATAAAGGAAAAAGTGGACAAACAGTTTTATATGATGAAACAGTGTTAAATGCCTTTTTAGAAGATGTTCATACAGAAAAAAGTGGTACAGTTCAAGCATATGGTTTTATCAAACATAATGCATGGTTAAAAGAATTATCTGATGACGCTTTAGGACATAATGGATTTACAGGTACATACGTGACAATTTCTCCAAAAGAAAATATTGTTATTATTTTATTGACAAATAAAATGAATAATGGACAAAAAGAAAACGGAGCCTATAATGTCATCAATGATTTTGCTGCATCTGTAAACTATACTGTAAAAAATATTTATCTAGAAAAAATGGAGAAATAA
- a CDS encoding DUF2620 domain-containing protein — MKKIVIGGQIDKEEVKQLVEAYGENRYDISIKNDLDAAMAVKTGAADYYIGACNTGGGGALAMALALLGRQECVTISMPGHVMSDEEIIENVKSGKKAFGFTAQHKEIVIPIIMKALNEQ, encoded by the coding sequence ATGAAAAAAATTGTTATTGGTGGGCAAATTGATAAAGAAGAAGTGAAGCAACTAGTTGAAGCGTATGGAGAAAATCGATACGATATTTCAATTAAAAATGATTTAGATGCTGCAATGGCAGTAAAAACAGGAGCAGCAGATTACTACATTGGAGCATGTAATACAGGTGGTGGCGGTGCCTTAGCAATGGCTTTAGCTTTATTAGGTAGACAAGAATGTGTCACTATCTCTATGCCCGGTCACGTTATGAGTGATGAAGAGATTATAGAAAATGTTAAAAGTGGTAAAAAAGCATTTGGCTTTACAGCACAACATAAAGAAATCGTTATTCCAATCATTATGAAAGCATTAAATGAACAATAA